The Mucilaginibacter mallensis genome has a segment encoding these proteins:
- a CDS encoding MraY family glycosyltransferase → MLLHSYPCIICLLIVLSSAIITCLIIPRIIDAAHIHQIYDILGNCRKQHDQGIPRLGGVAIFIGFIVSFLLPGLPGEKLNINYLLCGFIIIFALGLIDDLAGVTARTKFITQFIAAFILVIPGDIRISNMYGFLGIYELPYVLSSLLTIFLIMLVVNAFNLIDGIDGLAATTGIFVNGTLGLLFIYMGQYELAALPLSLVGALIGFLKFNITPAKIFMGDTGSLLIGLVSIISAIKFIEMSKFINSSPLRVYSAPLLIIALLMGPVFDTIRVMVIRITKGISPFTADRNHNHHRMLKIGFNHLQTTIVFAILNAISIAIVLFLDGINSSFLLCYVFLTYLFFNGFLTFTIRFKQRSLTS, encoded by the coding sequence ATGCTTTTACACAGTTACCCATGTATTATCTGTTTGCTGATAGTTTTATCTTCAGCAATTATTACCTGTTTAATAATTCCCCGTATTATAGATGCAGCGCATATCCATCAGATATATGACATCCTTGGCAATTGTAGAAAACAGCATGATCAGGGCATTCCGCGCTTAGGTGGCGTAGCAATTTTTATAGGTTTTATCGTCTCGTTTTTATTACCCGGTCTTCCCGGCGAAAAGTTAAATATCAATTACTTATTGTGTGGTTTCATTATCATTTTTGCACTTGGCCTGATAGATGATCTGGCCGGCGTAACGGCACGCACTAAATTCATCACTCAGTTTATTGCGGCATTTATCCTGGTTATCCCTGGCGATATAAGAATTAGTAATATGTATGGCTTTTTGGGTATATACGAATTACCTTATGTACTCAGTTCATTGTTAACGATTTTCCTGATCATGCTGGTGGTAAATGCCTTTAACCTGATAGATGGAATTGATGGTTTGGCAGCGACAACCGGTATATTTGTGAACGGCACCTTAGGCTTGCTTTTTATTTACATGGGGCAGTATGAACTTGCTGCGTTACCCTTATCACTAGTTGGGGCGCTCATCGGGTTCCTGAAATTCAATATAACCCCGGCTAAAATATTTATGGGCGATACCGGTTCACTGTTAATAGGTTTGGTATCCATCATTTCAGCTATTAAATTTATCGAGATGAGTAAATTTATTAATTCATCGCCATTGCGCGTTTATTCAGCACCGCTATTGATAATTGCATTGCTGATGGGCCCGGTATTTGACACTATAAGGGTTATGGTTATTCGTATTACCAAAGGCATTTCGCCCTTTACTGCAGATCGCAATCACAATCATCACCGGATGCTGAAAATCGGGTTTAATCACCTACAGACCACTATTGTTTTTGCTATATTAAATGCCATTTCAATAGCTATTGTATTGTTTTTGGATGGTATTAACAGTTCATTTTTGCTTTGCTATGTGTTTTTAACATACTTGTTTTTTAATGGATTTTTAACATTTACTATTCGTTTTAAACAACGCTCATTAACATCATAG
- a CDS encoding TetR/AcrR family transcriptional regulator: protein MTSQDDIIHQEILQAALRLYRKSGPTKVTMDNVATATGRSRSSLYYYFKNRDEIFQAVLDRIAEDVAAEIRIAVTVAANLNDKLYAYCSTKMKTTAEWKRVFNAMDQSMSDDEISKHTKLMDALHKKLIYLEQGILIEAISQVGLPHDRSISNAEQEMLAFIISSAVRGIRREVYDHNDPHDPKAAAALLSGMVAKWLKS from the coding sequence ATGACCAGCCAGGACGATATCATCCACCAGGAAATTTTGCAGGCAGCCTTGCGCCTGTACCGTAAATCCGGCCCTACAAAAGTTACCATGGATAACGTGGCAACGGCTACAGGTCGCAGCAGGAGCTCGCTTTATTATTATTTCAAAAACCGGGACGAGATTTTCCAGGCAGTACTCGACCGGATAGCTGAGGATGTTGCCGCTGAGATCCGTATTGCAGTAACAGTCGCTGCAAATTTGAACGATAAGCTATACGCCTATTGTTCAACTAAGATGAAAACTACTGCAGAATGGAAACGTGTGTTCAATGCAATGGATCAGTCGATGAGTGACGATGAAATATCAAAGCATACCAAACTGATGGATGCCTTGCATAAAAAACTAATTTACCTGGAACAGGGCATACTGATCGAAGCGATATCGCAAGTTGGCCTGCCCCACGATCGTAGTATAAGCAACGCTGAACAGGAGATGCTCGCCTTTATAATTTCAAGTGCTGTAAGAGGTATAAGGCGTGAGGTTTATGACCACAACGATCCGCACGACCCAAAAGCTGCCGCTGCTTTATTAAGCGGCATGGTTGCCAAATGGTTGAAGTCTTAA
- a CDS encoding FecR family protein → MKKKLSADILEKYFKGDCNENEIAEINSWYNSFEHDEDDISDLPDLEKELFKDLMLNNIRENIKKTEADNVINLKRTKFYRSLLYFISSAAAILLIAFFLKSKMPRISPVEDKEELVINNMTNTIHKMVLSDGSKVWLSPNSQLTYLKVFDKHSRQVALSGEAFFEVTKDHSRPFSIYSGKITTKVWGTSFRIRSYKNDIPKVDVVTGKVSVSIYKVNRATTDLSSPVQTNPVQEVMLTPNQEAIYDTKLNTLKKNTEIKDTTINIWKKTNVSFDNTPMADVFKVLNKKFKVHIWSADKKINADYLNADFTDESLPAIMEMLKNTMNVNYAINGSEFVLVSNR, encoded by the coding sequence ATGAAAAAGAAACTATCGGCAGATATTTTGGAAAAATATTTCAAAGGTGATTGCAATGAAAATGAAATTGCCGAAATAAACTCATGGTACAATTCATTTGAACATGATGAGGATGATATTTCTGATCTGCCGGATCTGGAAAAAGAGTTATTCAAGGATCTGATGTTGAATAATATCAGGGAAAATATTAAAAAGACCGAAGCTGATAATGTAATTAATTTAAAGAGAACAAAATTTTACCGCTCCCTACTATATTTTATTAGCAGTGCTGCCGCTATACTTTTAATTGCGTTTTTTCTCAAAAGCAAAATGCCGCGTATTTCTCCTGTGGAAGATAAGGAGGAGTTAGTCATTAACAATATGACAAACACCATTCACAAAATGGTACTTTCTGATGGGAGTAAGGTATGGTTAAGCCCCAATTCGCAACTAACTTATTTAAAGGTATTTGATAAGCACAGCCGACAGGTTGCGCTAAGCGGCGAGGCTTTTTTTGAGGTAACCAAAGATCATAGTAGGCCCTTTTCAATTTATAGCGGAAAAATAACAACCAAGGTATGGGGTACAAGTTTCCGCATCAGATCTTATAAAAACGATATTCCCAAAGTTGATGTGGTTACCGGTAAGGTTTCAGTAAGTATTTATAAAGTAAACCGTGCGACAACTGATCTAAGCAGCCCGGTTCAAACTAATCCGGTACAGGAAGTTATGCTGACGCCTAACCAGGAGGCCATTTACGATACAAAATTAAATACATTAAAAAAGAATACCGAAATAAAGGATACTACTATAAATATCTGGAAAAAGACAAATGTATCTTTTGATAATACGCCTATGGCGGATGTATTTAAGGTGCTCAATAAAAAATTCAAAGTTCATATTTGGTCGGCAGATAAGAAAATTAATGCCGATTACTTAAATGCTGATTTTACAGATGAGAGTTTACCGGCAATTATGGAAATGCTGAAAAACACGATGAACGTAAACTATGCAATTAATGGTAGCGAATTTGTTCTGGTAAGTAATAGATAA
- a CDS encoding MFS transporter gives MKKISQLNLFRAFASRNYTLYFFGRAVSQFGTWMQRTAVVWVVYTLTHSAFLLGVTIFAEQFPSFLFSIPGGVAADRYNRYTIIKITQIISMVQAVLLAVLVLTGHTAVWAILLLSVLLGIINAFDVPARQALINDVVASPDDLPNALSLSTATASLAQLLGPALSGIVLSVFGAGVCFLLNAASFGGVILSLLFMKLPTYLPKKTNKRVIAEFAEGFSYIKNNRDIGLMVTMLAVVSLLVLPYNTVLPVFAKVVFKGDASTFGYINSFVGIGAVAGTIFLASRKPGVHLKRILFISTILMGVGLICFSQIKNFPAAMLFAAIAGYGSIAQFTISNIVVQSDAAPEMRGRTMGVLLMAIFGMLPLGSLLTGAVSERIGAPATVLFQGIIAVVIALIFIKFLTRSHKSGFKTV, from the coding sequence ATGAAAAAAATAAGTCAGCTTAATTTATTCAGAGCATTTGCGAGCCGCAACTATACGCTCTACTTTTTTGGCAGGGCCGTATCGCAATTCGGTACCTGGATGCAGCGCACGGCTGTGGTATGGGTGGTATACACCCTTACACACTCTGCATTCCTGCTCGGTGTGACCATTTTTGCAGAGCAGTTCCCGTCATTTTTATTTTCCATCCCGGGCGGCGTAGCAGCCGACCGCTATAACCGTTACACAATTATCAAAATTACCCAGATAATCTCTATGGTCCAGGCCGTGTTGCTGGCGGTGCTGGTTCTCACCGGCCATACGGCAGTATGGGCCATCCTTTTGCTCAGTGTGCTCCTGGGCATCATTAATGCATTCGATGTTCCCGCACGGCAGGCACTGATCAACGATGTGGTAGCCAGCCCTGATGATCTGCCGAATGCGCTCTCGCTTTCAACAGCGACGGCCAGCCTGGCACAATTGCTGGGACCGGCATTATCAGGCATTGTGCTGAGCGTGTTTGGTGCCGGCGTATGTTTTCTCCTGAACGCGGCCAGTTTTGGCGGGGTTATCCTGTCGCTACTGTTCATGAAATTACCGACTTACCTGCCCAAAAAGACGAATAAAAGAGTTATCGCTGAATTTGCCGAAGGTTTCTCTTACATTAAAAATAATCGTGATATAGGCCTTATGGTAACCATGCTTGCAGTAGTTAGTTTACTGGTGTTGCCCTATAATACGGTATTGCCTGTATTTGCCAAAGTAGTTTTCAAGGGCGACGCCTCCACTTTTGGTTATATCAACAGTTTTGTGGGCATTGGCGCAGTAGCAGGTACCATTTTTCTGGCTTCGCGCAAACCCGGGGTGCATTTAAAAAGAATATTGTTTATCAGTACCATATTGATGGGTGTGGGGCTGATTTGTTTTTCACAAATAAAGAATTTTCCCGCAGCTATGCTTTTTGCAGCGATTGCTGGTTATGGCTCTATAGCACAGTTTACCATCAGCAATATTGTGGTCCAGTCGGATGCCGCGCCTGAAATGCGTGGCCGGACTATGGGCGTCCTGCTGATGGCCATCTTTGGCATGTTGCCGCTGGGGAGTTTGCTAACTGGCGCTGTATCTGAACGTATAGGCGCACCTGCCACGGTACTGTTCCAGGGGATAATAGCGGTAGTTATAGCGTTAATATTCATTAAGTTCTTAACCAGGTCGCACAAATCCGGCTTTAAAACGGTTTGA
- a CDS encoding HopJ type III effector protein: MKEQLLDLITASKSNSLAFNRVIEFIGTYYQHQPAAFKNGDAYNESTQNQGSAKIFAFARINSLSEADTLYLFAEHYHSVLANPLGTDHQNIRQFMAHGWAGVFFESDALILK; the protein is encoded by the coding sequence ATGAAAGAACAATTGCTCGATTTAATTACGGCTTCAAAATCAAACTCACTGGCATTTAACAGGGTTATTGAATTTATAGGCACTTATTACCAACATCAGCCTGCTGCATTTAAAAATGGCGATGCCTATAATGAATCTACACAAAATCAAGGAAGCGCAAAGATCTTTGCCTTTGCCCGTATTAATAGCCTGAGCGAAGCAGATACCCTTTACTTATTTGCAGAACACTATCATTCAGTGCTGGCTAACCCTCTTGGGACAGATCATCAAAATATCAGGCAATTTATGGCGCACGGCTGGGCAGGAGTATTTTTCGAAAGCGACGCTTTGATTTTGAAATGA
- a CDS encoding RNA polymerase sigma-70 factor, translated as MMKLHDLPDERLIELFELGDIAAFEEIYNRYWLKLYSAAYNRLKEREAAQEIVQDFFTSFWVNRAQLKIHSSLQGYLFSAIKYSVLNYKRAENVRADYCELLLMANNSSHNPTEEYVTYKELMESINSGVEQLPPKCRSVFELSRNQYKSNKEIAKLLDISEKTVENHLTKALRYLRVNVNTSILLLFFFFR; from the coding sequence ATGATGAAATTGCATGATCTTCCGGATGAGAGATTGATCGAACTTTTCGAACTGGGCGATATTGCAGCTTTTGAAGAGATATATAACAGGTATTGGCTTAAACTTTATTCTGCTGCGTATAACCGGTTAAAAGAAAGGGAAGCCGCTCAGGAAATTGTGCAGGATTTCTTTACCAGTTTCTGGGTCAACAGGGCACAACTCAAAATACATTCCTCGCTTCAGGGTTATCTGTTTTCCGCTATTAAATATTCAGTGTTAAACTATAAGCGGGCAGAAAATGTAAGAGCCGACTATTGTGAATTATTATTGATGGCCAACAATAGCTCGCACAATCCAACAGAAGAGTATGTTACTTATAAAGAGCTGATGGAAAGCATTAATAGTGGTGTTGAGCAGTTACCCCCTAAATGCCGTTCGGTTTTTGAACTTAGCCGCAATCAATACAAATCGAATAAAGAAATAGCTAAACTGCTGGATATATCTGAAAAAACAGTAGAAAATCATTTAACCAAAGCGCTCAGGTATTTGAGGGTAAATGTTAATACGTCAATCCTTTTGCTTTTCTTTTTCTTTCGTTAG
- a CDS encoding DUF2341 domain-containing protein, translating into MKASSPYFKYRVGFLTLFLIFSFAVNVYSAGFTNTTYAYSLPITLQTTSLGITSNQTSFPYLVTITDASLVISTTSCNNKVQFPNGPAYDFAFVDATAGEVPYQVVSYNQTAGTLLVWVQVPTLTHSTNNLLTFYFGSATAPANHTTAFYQSTWPSDYQAVYHLDEGSSSAAAIDATTNVNAGTQTSTTAVAGKIGGAYSFNGSSSKIVALAPASVGGNFTFSAWVYVNTLQASQGIVTDESLLSGGRLGLYTSGGVKAGVEAKTAIFTLSDLLASGGTNLSAGTWYYVQGVCSTVAILTTTQTYVNGAPDRSTTGTSLSITPGPIVIGQDYGGVNIMNGIIDEVRISNVAKTADWIKAEYVDQSNPAGFCSSGALTVYSTFAAAIPGGLTYTWTGGTSNNPTVATNWTNTTTGTANQLPAFDGTATLIIGSGSFSPSLTADEKVFGLTVNSGATLNLNGHNLNIACNLNNTGTGTINWANSNTSAITWNGSMAAQSYNGGTTTGYTHVGNMVINNSASGTVTINNDTVDIYNQLTMTKGNLAVSPAAIVNIKSNAEQTANVASIPSGSSITGSVNVERYITGGTVATRTWRLMSSPIYNSAGTYNFVSNLKQNLIVTGTGGASAGFDPPASWLTSYTVNGPTVLTYSNGLFYGLTSSTQTAQVGTGFYFYFRGDRIHNLPSKLVSVGGVYAIPDANTIGLWTGTLNQGTQTLSLSGANSFFCIGNPYACTINANNITGTNLLSTGVVNVFVYDYTHNATNTTIATGVPYISSGEGIFVQSSTASTGSVVFSESMKDVTPAHQPGYTGSPAVPLTMSVVQHTGQDSYIRLRMILNASHSDLAYIRFNKNYKSIFDPTEDIRDFSASGQTVFFGSMTSDSVEVDVNSMPTVQKKLSFYLSVNASASGNYTIKKLDLVGIDKVYDVWLVDHYKNDTVNMRTVDSTTFAIDKTNPLTYGNSRFEVAIIQKELPPYQLISFTGKRVLLNNQLTWKTKNEYFYTTFDLQKSVDNGVTYNDIQTIQSDSTGSYSYTDKNAANAKLMYRLKQTDINNNVTYSNVVILQAGVNNLVEFDIFPNPTAWSIQFRLRQEVKLPLKMNIYNSSGILVMSTVFNANTGIQNVSSLSHGSYIINLLDSSTSKDLGMAKFIKL; encoded by the coding sequence ATGAAAGCGTCATCACCATATTTTAAATATCGGGTCGGTTTCTTAACTCTATTCCTGATTTTTTCTTTTGCCGTCAATGTTTATTCTGCAGGGTTCACTAATACTACTTATGCCTATAGCCTTCCCATAACCCTACAAACAACATCTTTAGGCATCACCAGCAATCAAACTAGTTTTCCTTACCTGGTTACAATAACTGATGCTTCACTTGTTATTTCAACAACGAGTTGTAACAATAAGGTTCAATTTCCAAACGGGCCCGCGTATGATTTCGCCTTTGTTGATGCAACAGCAGGTGAAGTGCCGTATCAGGTAGTGAGTTATAACCAAACCGCGGGAACATTGTTGGTTTGGGTTCAAGTCCCTACATTAACCCACTCAACAAACAATCTGTTAACTTTTTATTTTGGGTCGGCCACCGCCCCTGCAAACCATACAACGGCATTTTATCAATCCACATGGCCGAGTGATTACCAGGCGGTATATCATTTGGATGAAGGGTCATCTTCTGCAGCTGCCATAGATGCTACAACCAATGTTAATGCAGGTACACAAACTTCAACAACCGCAGTAGCAGGCAAAATAGGGGGCGCCTACTCTTTTAACGGCAGCAGCAGTAAAATTGTGGCACTTGCCCCGGCAAGTGTTGGGGGGAACTTTACCTTTTCAGCATGGGTGTATGTAAACACTTTACAAGCCAGCCAGGGAATAGTAACTGACGAAAGCCTCTTAAGTGGGGGTAGGTTGGGCTTATATACCAGTGGGGGGGTAAAAGCCGGGGTTGAAGCGAAGACTGCCATTTTTACACTTTCAGATCTGTTAGCATCAGGTGGAACAAATCTTTCTGCGGGTACATGGTATTATGTGCAAGGTGTTTGTTCTACTGTTGCAATTCTAACAACAACCCAAACGTATGTGAACGGCGCGCCTGACCGTTCAACCACGGGCACATCTTTAAGCATTACACCAGGGCCAATAGTTATCGGGCAGGATTATGGAGGTGTCAATATCATGAATGGAATTATTGATGAGGTGCGAATCTCTAATGTTGCTAAAACAGCCGACTGGATAAAAGCAGAATATGTTGATCAGAGTAACCCGGCTGGGTTCTGTTCATCAGGAGCATTAACTGTGTACAGCACCTTTGCGGCAGCCATACCTGGCGGCTTAACCTATACCTGGACAGGCGGAACCAGTAATAACCCAACTGTGGCTACCAATTGGACTAATACCACTACCGGAACAGCCAATCAACTACCTGCTTTTGACGGAACTGCTACCCTGATTATAGGATCAGGCTCGTTCAGCCCCTCGTTAACTGCTGATGAAAAAGTTTTTGGTTTAACTGTAAACAGTGGCGCAACTTTAAATTTAAACGGGCATAATTTAAATATTGCCTGTAATTTGAATAATACAGGTACCGGTACTATTAATTGGGCCAATAGCAATACATCTGCAATAACCTGGAATGGCTCAATGGCGGCCCAAAGCTATAATGGAGGGACAACCACGGGTTACACGCATGTGGGTAACATGGTAATTAATAATTCAGCAAGTGGCACTGTTACTATTAATAATGATACCGTAGATATATATAACCAGCTAACTATGACAAAAGGCAACCTGGCTGTTAGTCCGGCGGCTATTGTTAATATTAAAAGTAATGCCGAACAAACAGCCAATGTAGCGTCCATACCATCAGGCAGCAGTATTACAGGTTCGGTTAATGTGGAGCGTTATATTACGGGCGGTACCGTCGCCACACGCACCTGGCGATTAATGTCATCACCAATTTACAATAGTGCAGGTACTTATAATTTTGTGAGCAATCTTAAGCAAAATCTCATAGTTACAGGTACCGGAGGAGCTAGTGCGGGGTTTGATCCGCCAGCATCATGGCTCACCAGCTATACGGTCAATGGTCCTACTGTACTCACGTACAGCAATGGATTGTTTTATGGCCTTACCAGCAGCACTCAGACGGCACAGGTAGGTACCGGGTTTTATTTTTATTTCAGGGGTGATCGAATTCATAATTTACCATCTAAACTTGTAAGTGTTGGTGGTGTTTATGCAATTCCTGACGCAAATACCATTGGTTTATGGACAGGCACACTTAACCAGGGCACGCAAACGCTTAGTCTTTCAGGAGCGAACAGTTTTTTTTGTATCGGTAACCCTTACGCCTGTACCATAAATGCAAATAACATTACGGGTACAAACCTTTTAAGCACTGGCGTCGTAAATGTTTTTGTATATGATTATACGCACAATGCCACCAATACCACAATAGCTACCGGAGTCCCTTATATTTCTTCGGGGGAGGGGATTTTTGTGCAGTCGTCTACCGCTAGTACCGGGAGTGTTGTGTTTTCTGAATCAATGAAAGATGTTACTCCTGCTCATCAGCCGGGATATACAGGTTCACCTGCGGTGCCGTTAACAATGTCTGTTGTGCAGCACACGGGGCAGGATTCGTATATCCGTTTAAGGATGATCCTGAATGCCAGTCATTCTGACCTCGCTTACATCAGGTTTAATAAGAACTATAAATCAATCTTTGATCCCACTGAAGATATTCGTGATTTTAGTGCCAGCGGCCAAACCGTATTTTTTGGCAGCATGACCAGTGATAGTGTAGAGGTTGATGTTAATTCGATGCCAACGGTACAAAAGAAATTATCATTTTATTTAAGTGTTAACGCCTCAGCAAGCGGAAATTACACTATAAAAAAACTGGACCTGGTTGGGATAGATAAGGTTTACGATGTATGGCTGGTAGATCATTATAAAAATGATACAGTTAACATGCGGACTGTTGATTCAACTACGTTTGCTATTGATAAAACTAACCCGTTAACTTATGGAAACAGCAGGTTTGAGGTAGCTATCATTCAAAAAGAGCTTCCACCTTATCAGCTTATCTCATTTACAGGCAAACGGGTATTGTTAAATAACCAGCTTACCTGGAAAACTAAAAATGAGTATTTCTATACCACTTTCGACTTGCAGAAAAGCGTGGATAACGGAGTTACTTATAATGATATACAAACCATACAATCCGATAGTACCGGCAGTTATTCTTACACTGATAAAAACGCGGCTAATGCCAAATTAATGTACCGGTTAAAACAAACGGATATTAATAACAATGTTACTTATTCAAATGTGGTCATTCTACAAGCCGGGGTAAATAACCTGGTTGAGTTTGATATTTTTCCCAATCCGACAGCTTGGTCTATCCAGTTCCGTTTGCGTCAGGAAGTCAAACTGCCATTGAAAATGAATATCTATAATTCATCAGGTATTCTGGTCATGTCCACTGTTTTTAATGCCAATACAGGCATACAGAACGTGAGTAGTTTAAGCCATGGCTCCTATATAATTAACCTGCTGGATAGTAGTACGAGTAAAGATTTGGGAATGGCAAAGTTTATTAAGTTATAG